GTGTACATTAAAAGTCACAAAAATTGATTCATTTTGGAGCAAACAAGCGATCTTTTCAAACAGATTTCCAAAATTTGTACATTGCCCGTAAAGTGAGATACAGAACCTACAGTGTAATCTGTATTTTCAGGGCAAGTCGTCTTCGTCCTTCTTTATTTATACACTGAAGGTCGACTGTAACAAAACAGATAGATTGCTAGACAAATTGAAAGACTGATAAATATTCATATGAAAGATCGCGTTTCAGTATTAAGCCAAACCGTAGAGTTTTTAGGACAGGTCTGATGATACTTTACAGATTTTGTGTGGTGGAGATATGGTATTTACAAGCCGAGTGACATAACAAACATCCAAAATACTCTTTGAGCATTGTGGGAAATCAATTCTACAGCTCCTCATAAAGAACAACAGATAACAGACACGTTCAGTGGCAGGTCAAAGAGCTCAGTCTTCACCTGACGGAGCTTCCTCCTCAGAAACATCGTCTTTTTCCTCCGTCTCATTCTCattctccttctcctcctctttttctccGTTGTCGTTGTTTTCCTCTCCTTCTGCGCCGCTTTCTTCATCCTTCTTCTTCTTGGCGGCGGGCGACTCCTTCTTTTCTTCCTCCTGCacctcttcttcttccttctcCTCCTTGTTGCTCTCTTCATCTTCAGATTTTGGTGAGGCCTTCTTCACCACTCTCTTCACCCTCGTCTGACGCTTCCCTCTCCTTTTCTTGGCCCCTCGGGTCGCTGGGAAAAGACAGTTGACATAATTTACTGTTAAAGTGATGGTTAAAGGTATCTAGAGGTAGCTTTGGCTTAAACCTTTTACACACAAGTTTTAAATGCTCCCGCTGAACCCCCTGCTCGAGTTTACTTTAATGagatcattatttaaaatgtgctgctTTTAAGTTTCTATGGCGCAACCATGTTAGTCTGCCCTGCAGTGAAGGTTAGAGCTGgtggatttacaacatgttatCAACTTCTCCCAGAATACATAAAATTGGCTGGTTACTGCAAGTAGAATAGAGTAAACGTTCTAGTAACCTAAACAGTGAATATCTGATCTGGctaaagctacggtcacactgcacatttcgccccatagacttccattcatttaCGTGCAAATACAACAGACTGAAAACACAAGCTCATGCAACAAGTTTCTCTTGTCGCTGGGTTTCAAAGTTCcagtttggtgaactctgacctgcgaaaatTGCATCACATGACAAATAGATGATCAAACATGACCTCTCGGTACAGAAATTTGATAAAGCGAGTGATTGTTCCATATTATAATGTCTAATCATGCTGCTTTATCCTGTTCCGTTTCGCATGACAGAACTTCGTgatcaaactctaatgtgaccacagcttaaagcACAtgattaaattatgtttaaaaataattattattggcaTCTCCATGAACAGCAGAGTGTATATTTCAAActataaataatatgttttgctaGTTCTTATGTGTATTGAATTGTATGAAACCTAAAATAATccttatttatatatgtgtaatatatatatatatatatatatatatatatatatatatatatatatatatatatatatatatatatatatatatatatatatatatatatatatatatatatatcgctctCTATTTTACAAAAGCAAATAAGACCTACTCTAAAACCAACACTCCAATCTATTCTTTTATATgcatgtaacggaggccagctagtgaagtgctatgcaggtaaacctcactaaAGGTGCTCTAAGGACAGATGCTAGAaggtcagaggagtaaggtttacctgcatagcacttcgctagctggcctacGTTACACCCACCCCCCCAAACCTCATTCCCATCCTGGATGACCCCCTACATGTAAAACacttcggtctcattcgcacactgaggcGAGcagagcgcagacatctaaaatcatcttaacgtgagcgctttaatggtccaataggtgtcagagcgcggtgtttagtaattattcatgttaaccctcatttgtgtaataaacaaacgagttaaggatcaaaagacatgtgaaagagaaaccattaaagtgacagcgcacAATAGCTGCCGCcggtttttatcattaatcaaacaacaaaagaagaaaatccctttctgctcttgactgaagaacttttgtagctaaagtgtttttcttacagtgaagatgcttaaagcatagtttgtttcatatttttattctattgtatttatttttcttttctttgcagagtggaaaataactgtatatacgcagttaaagtcagaattattagccctcctgaatattagcagccCTTTTcctcccaaatttctgtttaatggaaagatttttttccaacttatttctgaacataatagttttaaaaagtaatttctctttttttttatcttttatctttgctatgatgacagtgcataatattttactaaatatttttcaaactacaagcattcagattcaaactgcaattcaaaggcttagttagggtaattaggcaagtcattgtataaattcttctgcagaaaatctaaaatattttgcttaagggggctaataatattgaccttaaaataggtttcaaaatatttaaacctgcttttattctagccaaaataaaacaaatcagactttatcCAGAGGGAAAAATATTAgatgaaatactgttaaaattccttgctctgttaaacatcattaggggaaacatttatttaaaaaaaaaatctcaggagcgctaatcattttgacttaaactgataatcgttttgaataattgtgattacaattatgaccaaaataatcgtgattatgattttttccaaaatcgagcagccctagttttCAGCCATGTTTACATTGACAACAATACTACTGTATTGACTAACTATTATAATGAGTATCTCACTATAAATCTGTTTTTCAAGCTTCAAGTTCAGTTTTGGTGACTAGCACTTTAAATGCTCAAACTTAATAAAACAGGATGTACCCTTATTGGCTGAtttggtgtttttattattttgcgcTATCGTTGTTTTGGTTGTGGTGTAGCCTTTACTATTGTTTAAAATTAAAGAACGATATATAGTAGTTGAAATATTGAACTTACTGCTCTTCGTTTGAACATTAACACATTACAGGTGGTTTTACCTGAAGCCCTTATCTTGGGTTTGGGGGATTTCTTGTCTTTGCTTCTTCTGCTCACTTTTGAGTTCCTCCGTTTGGGTCGGCCATAATcactgtcatcatcatcatcctccacCATGAAATCTTCATCACTGCCCGAGTCTTCTGATAGAAGACAAAAGGAAACATAAACATCAGCTTGCAAATGTCCATGTTTTCTCGAAACATTTCAGCTCTAACATAATTCTCTTCATACCCCCGGTGTAAACGTCACTGTCATCCTCCTCCTCTTCACCCTGTCCTTCCTCATCCTCACTTCCTCCATCTCCGAGCAGAATCTCCCTCTGTTTGGACGCAGCTTTTGTGGCCGCCTGACGCACCTGCCGGCCCTTCTTCTTCACAACCttaccatcatcatcactgtCATCTAGGCGCCAAAAAAGAAGGTACATGGTTACTGTGCTTTCTGAAAATGTAAGTTTGTTTTTGGTGATAAATTTATTAAGACTTCTCAGCAGGCACAAAATAGACATCAGGACATCatcatgacatcagattgacgttgtaacCCAACGACaagggacattgcattttgtttggaaatgaaaattgggttaaTGTCAGAATCCAATGTCAGGTTGACATCAATGGCCTACGTCGGACCGACGTTGCATTTTAGTTATTTTCCAACACAAAATCAACGTCATCGATATTTCAGGTTGCTGACAagctaaatctaacctaataataacgTTTTATGAtgctgtgtgtctgctgggttgatgctaataataaatattatttattatgaatgttaatataatatgtggctgttttgttttaataataatacattcgtATTAACTGAACAATCAGAGTAATTACAACAATTTGTTGCTACTTTCTTAACTCTCCTGAAAAAAACCAATGTGTGCTACTGTGTTAACTAAAAATgtattgcacttttttgttattttatgccaaaaaaagtttctttattttaaatttaaaagaaatattttcaaGTCAGAACAAAGGATAAAAAAATTCAGAGAaactaagaaataaaaaaaatgaatgcaggGAACTGaaactattaattatttacacaaaAGACATTCATTTCCATATAGAACACTTTCTATATAGCTACTTACAAATTAAAATCAGTGAGATGGAACATCTTACTCAAAGGTACCGTGaagttttagatgttagtatcagtatgttagctTTAAGGAAATTTATAAGCTACTGTGTTCCTAAACAGTGATAAAATTTGCTCTACTAGCAGAGCTgcgataaaacaaaatgctataggctttttataaaggggaggagctactctatttCCCGCCCTCTCTTTGTATTTTAGCCGAGATTACGTCATATTTCTagcaaaaatgcacatttcaaagcactttgcGAAACCTATAACATCAAACCAAGtttaattcaatataaatttCCAATTACAtccatctttaaaaataaattgtaaaatgcaTCTCATTCTTCAACATATCAAATATAATCTTATAATTAGTATGTATTAA
The nucleotide sequence above comes from Danio rerio strain Tuebingen ecotype United States chromosome 23, GRCz12tu, whole genome shotgun sequence. Encoded proteins:
- the nucks1b gene encoding nuclear ubiquitous casein and cyclin-dependent kinase substrate 1b isoform X1 translates to MARPSRNKRVVDYAQFQESDDADEEYGKDSERPEKPPVKRSDDSRVKDNKKDHSDDDNDNDYGEDEEEEDDGGDSDFDAEEASRGRQATAKRKRPRDDSDDDGKVVKKKGRQVRQAATKAASKQREILLGDGGSEDEEGQGEEEEDDSDVYTGDSGSDEDFMVEDDDDDSDYGRPKRRNSKVSRRSKDKKSPKPKIRASATRGAKKRRGKRQTRVKRVVKKASPKSEDEESNKEEKEEEEVQEEEKKESPAAKKKKDEESGAEGEENNDNGEKEEEKENENETEEKDDVSEEEAPSGED
- the nucks1b gene encoding nuclear ubiquitous casein and cyclin-dependent kinase substrate 1b (The RefSeq protein has 1 substitution compared to this genomic sequence), producing MARPSRNKRVVDYAQFQESDDADEEYGKDSERPEKPPVKRSDDSRVKDNKKDHSDDDNDNDYGEDEEEEDDGGDSDFDAEEASRGRQATAKRKRPRDDSDDDGKVVKKKGRQVRQAATKAASKQREILLGDGGSEDEEGQGEEEEDDSDVYTGEDSGSDEDFMVEDDDDDSDYGRPKRRNSKVSRRSKDKKSPKPKIRASATRGAKKRRGKRQTRVKRVVKKASPKSEDEESNKEEKEEEEVQEEEKKESPAAKKKKDEESGAEGEENNDNGEKEEEKENENETEKKDDVSEEEAPSGED